The Penaeus monodon isolate SGIC_2016 chromosome 5, NSTDA_Pmon_1, whole genome shotgun sequence genome window below encodes:
- the LOC119573278 gene encoding glyceraldehyde-3-phosphate dehydrogenase isoform X1 — protein sequence MGAITSRRRGSGGSSATAASPPTEVLEEEQREQQQQEEGEEEQQQPSPSSPAAESDGEDLPAADVEEEVSSPHSPTTTTVNMSKIGINGFGRIGRLVLRAALQKGAEVVAVNDPFIALDYMVYMFKYDSTHGQHKGEVKAEDGCLVVDGHKITVFNEMKPENIPWSKAGAEYIVESTGVFTTIEKASAHFQGGAKKVIISAPSADAPMFVCGVNMEKYTKDMKVVSNASCTTNCLAPVAKVLHENFEILEGLMTTVHAVTATQKTVDGPSAKDWRGGRGAAQNIIPSSTGAAKAVGKVIPELNGKLTGMAFRVPTPDVSVVDLTVRLGKECSYDDIKAAMKAAAEGPLKGVLGYTEDDVVSTDFVGDLRSSIFDAKAGIQLSKTFVKVVSWYDNEFGYSNRVIDLLKHMQTVDA from the exons ATGGGCGCCATCACCTCGCGACGTCGAGGGTCGGGGGGATCCTCCGCAACTGCTGCTTCCCCTCCGACAGAAGTACTcgaggaggaacagagggagcagcagcagcaggaggagggggaggaagagcaaCAGCAACCTTCGCCTTCGTCGCCTGCAGCTGAGTCTGACGGGGAGGATTTGCCCGCAGCTGATGTCGAAGAAG AAGTTTCCTCGCCACACAGTCCTACCACCACAACCGTCAACATGTCGAAGATCGGTATCAATGGATTCGGCCGCATCGGTCGCCTGGTGCTCCGCGCAGCCCTCCAGAAGGGAGCCGAG gtGGTGGCTGTGAATGACCCCTTCATCGCGCTGGACTACATGGTGTACATGTTCAAGTATGACAGCACCCACGGCCAGCACAAGGGGGAGGTCAAGGCCGAGGACGGCTGCCTCGTCGTCGACGGCCACAAGATCACCGTCTTCAACGAGATGAAGCCCGAGAACATTCCATGGAGCAAGGCCGGCGCCGAATACATCGTTGAGTCCACTGGTGTGTTCACCACCATCGAGAAGGCCTCCGCCCACTTCCAGGGTGGCGCCAAGAAGGTCATCATCTCCGCTCCTTCTGCCGATGCCCCCATGTTCGTGTGCGGCGTCAACATGGAGAAGTACACCAAGGACATGAAGGTGGTGTCCAACGCCTCTTGCACCACCAACTGCCTCGCCCCCGTCGCCAAGGTCCTGCACGAGAACTTCGAGATCCTGGAGGGTCTCATGACCACCGTGCACGCCGTCACCGCCACACAGAAGACCGTGGACGGCCCCTCCGCCAAGGACTGGCGTGGTGGCCGTGGCGCCGCCCAGAACATTATCCCTTCATCCACCGGCGCTGCCAAGGCCGTCGGCAAGGTCATCCCCGAGCTGAACGGAAAGCTGACCGGCATGGCCTTCCGTGTGCCCACCCCCGACGTGTCCGTTGTTGACCTGACCGTGCGCCTTGGCAAGGAGTGCTCCTACGATGACATCAAGGCCGCCATGAAGGCCGCCGCCGAGGGACCCCTCAAGGGCGTGCTGGGATACACCGAGGACGACGTGGTGTCCACCGACTTCGTGGGTGACCTCCGGTCCTCCATCTTCGACGCTAAGGCCGGCATCCAGCTGAGCAAGACCTTCGTGAAGGTGGTCTCCTGGTACGACAACGAATTCGGCTACTCCAACCGCGTGATTGACCTCCTCAAGCACATGCAGACCGTGGATGCCTAA
- the LOC119573278 gene encoding glyceraldehyde-3-phosphate dehydrogenase isoform X2 — translation MSKIGINGFGRIGRLVLRAALQKGAEVVAVNDPFIALDYMVYMFKYDSTHGQHKGEVKAEDGCLVVDGHKITVFNEMKPENIPWSKAGAEYIVESTGVFTTIEKASAHFQGGAKKVIISAPSADAPMFVCGVNMEKYTKDMKVVSNASCTTNCLAPVAKVLHENFEILEGLMTTVHAVTATQKTVDGPSAKDWRGGRGAAQNIIPSSTGAAKAVGKVIPELNGKLTGMAFRVPTPDVSVVDLTVRLGKECSYDDIKAAMKAAAEGPLKGVLGYTEDDVVSTDFVGDLRSSIFDAKAGIQLSKTFVKVVSWYDNEFGYSNRVIDLLKHMQTVDA, via the exons ATGTCGAAGATCGGTATCAATGGATTCGGCCGCATCGGTCGCCTGGTGCTCCGCGCAGCCCTCCAGAAGGGAGCCGAG gtGGTGGCTGTGAATGACCCCTTCATCGCGCTGGACTACATGGTGTACATGTTCAAGTATGACAGCACCCACGGCCAGCACAAGGGGGAGGTCAAGGCCGAGGACGGCTGCCTCGTCGTCGACGGCCACAAGATCACCGTCTTCAACGAGATGAAGCCCGAGAACATTCCATGGAGCAAGGCCGGCGCCGAATACATCGTTGAGTCCACTGGTGTGTTCACCACCATCGAGAAGGCCTCCGCCCACTTCCAGGGTGGCGCCAAGAAGGTCATCATCTCCGCTCCTTCTGCCGATGCCCCCATGTTCGTGTGCGGCGTCAACATGGAGAAGTACACCAAGGACATGAAGGTGGTGTCCAACGCCTCTTGCACCACCAACTGCCTCGCCCCCGTCGCCAAGGTCCTGCACGAGAACTTCGAGATCCTGGAGGGTCTCATGACCACCGTGCACGCCGTCACCGCCACACAGAAGACCGTGGACGGCCCCTCCGCCAAGGACTGGCGTGGTGGCCGTGGCGCCGCCCAGAACATTATCCCTTCATCCACCGGCGCTGCCAAGGCCGTCGGCAAGGTCATCCCCGAGCTGAACGGAAAGCTGACCGGCATGGCCTTCCGTGTGCCCACCCCCGACGTGTCCGTTGTTGACCTGACCGTGCGCCTTGGCAAGGAGTGCTCCTACGATGACATCAAGGCCGCCATGAAGGCCGCCGCCGAGGGACCCCTCAAGGGCGTGCTGGGATACACCGAGGACGACGTGGTGTCCACCGACTTCGTGGGTGACCTCCGGTCCTCCATCTTCGACGCTAAGGCCGGCATCCAGCTGAGCAAGACCTTCGTGAAGGTGGTCTCCTGGTACGACAACGAATTCGGCTACTCCAACCGCGTGATTGACCTCCTCAAGCACATGCAGACCGTGGATGCCTAA